Genomic window (Enoplosus armatus isolate fEnoArm2 chromosome 22, fEnoArm2.hap1, whole genome shotgun sequence):
caattttattttcaactcATGTGAATTTTGGAAAATGGCATTactgaaaacaagcaaacagtaGAAAGGTTGAAATATAACCAATGACTGACACAAGAAGTCAGGACAAATGGCATTCAGATCTCTTTCGTAAAAGACACTaaaagactttggtgattcaatgcttttcatttgttgttcaTGACACATCAGTACATAGTTATGTGTTGCATTGCAGCCTAGTGCTATGGGAAGCTTCGCAACGACAGAATACTTAAATACTTGAATGTTTTGTGTATTGCTTCCGTTTTCTCAAGTCTAATTTCTGTAGGTGACTTCAAGCATGTCAGGAACATCCCTACTGCAACAGACATTCAActacaggaggaaaaaaaaacagcaatccAGCTGCAAAAGGTCACTGAAGCTGAAGAAACAAAAGTCCACACATACAGTTTTTGCATTCATGCTAAATGGGTCTGAGCCCTTTACCATccaccagataaatctgaggtaTATTATTTACAAGGCTGCCATGCTGGTACATtctcaaaatacaaaatcagaaaacaaaataatgttaaaaaatacAGCTCTGCAGTGTATCATAAGCACACCGTGGTTTAACATAAACATGTTCTTAAAATGACAATCCAGAATATTGCCAAGTTGTACATCAAAAttgagaaaatgtcaaaaaatatgcatttattGTCTTTCAAAGTCAAGTGCTGCTTTTCCGATGTGCCTCTGAAAGGGCAGTCCTTAAGTTGAGGTGGTTTTCCAACCACAATGCTGTAGCCACAATGcattgtgggggaaaaaatcccCTTGCATGCATCAATCAGTCTTCAAATATCCACAAGATGTTCACGCCAGAGAGGCCAAGATTTACTCTCCTGAAGAAAATATGAAGAGCAATTTAATTATCCTACAGAAGACAGGCAAGGTCAAACCAATCATTTTCAATCAAAATGCAATctgtactttggtttatgacctttttgttgaaaatgaatcGATATTTCATTAGACTCTGAAATGGCATACACTTATGTCGAAGATGATTTGAGCTAGCCAGACTTTTATAGGATTTTAGTAGCAGAGATAGAAGTACTCACCCCAGCATCCCGGACTCCTTGGTCTTAATCACATAGAGGAACATGAGGATTGTGTGGAACAGGTTGTTCCTGCCCTGTAATAGAAATCGAGATGGGTTCATGTTATTGCAGTCACAGTGTTACAGTAGAGGAAGACATCCTGAACTGTTCACAAATGAGATGTCTGTTCTGATGAGTTTGCTGGCTTTTCTCTGGGATATCCATTACATATAGGGGGGTTATTGGTATGAAGAAGGCCCCTAGATACAAAGCTCTCTAAGCTTTGTCAGTGTATACAAGACCAAATCAAGTGCACCTGTTAAAATGTAAGATTCTTAATCGGGAGGAACAACCAACACATTTCAATTCTTTAAGTAAAGGGTAGAAAACAACTATCATTCGTTTTATCTTTTGCCAAAAGTCATTCAATTCTAGCTGTGGATCTTCACAAGACCCTGTAAGAACACAAATATTGAAAAGCTTATAGAACATACTGGGCACTAATGTACCGATATAGaatatcatgttttattgttggaAATGTGTACTACAATGCTCCCCTGTTATTTTCATGtcctttgtatttattattctgCATTTTATAAGCATTTGGTAAGTTAAATCCTTAAGGGAGTCAGTAAAGATGATTTGAGCTCATGTTTGATTTACAGTGCCACCCAAGGGAGTTCTAATAATAGCACATTTTAAAGGgtacaaaataagaaaaccGTGAGACAGACGTCTCTTGGGATTTGATTTTAAGCCAGAAAGGGCAAAATAAGAACACAAGCAGTTTTGGAAGagcctgagaaaaaaagagtaagaaCACTGGTTGCTTTTGCTGTCACCTTGGGTAGACTGTAGATATGTCCCTGGTAGATGAGCTGGTAGTGAGGGGGAGTGGTGCTGCTTTGGTGGACGCAGAAGAGGTTCTCCTTGGTAACATCTGCgagagtaaatacaaaaaaagggACACAAGAACTGAAACACCACGAAGAAATGAGGTAAGTAGGAGAAGCATACCGTGGAAATCACAAGCCTTATATTATTCTCTCTTCTTatggtgcctgtgtgtgtgtgtgtgtgtgtgtgtgtgtgtgtgtgtgtgtgtgtgtgtgtatacttaCCAGGTTTGTCTGGGGTGTGGCTGAAGTGCTGCGAAGTGAAAGTCTTCCCATCTGGGTACTTTGGGTGTGGGGGCAGTCTGGAGTCCAAGTACgtacaaaacacatgcatgagGATCTAGAGGGAGGAGTATTAAGAAGAGTATTTGGCTAGTGATCCCACACAGTTTCTCAGATGTGAACATTTAGTCTgcttttttattaaattgtgtgtgtgtgtgtgtgtgtgtgtgtgtgtgtgtgtgtgtgtgtgtgtgtgtgtagactcaCAGCACAGTCAGTGGGGAGGTCTGTGTCCCACTTCCTGTTCTTCAGATCACCACCACCATTCCAGCGAAAGGAGCTCATGCAGCCGCTGTGGGCCAGCTCTGACaggacacaacacacaaagcacattaaacacacacacacacacacacacacacacacacacacacacacacacacacacacacacacacacacacacacacacacacacacacacacacacacacacacacacacacacacacacacacgacacaaaAAATGTGTTCCACTATAACGCATAGCACCataaaattagattttcttCACACTCACGCATACCATCACATTGGGCATATATCAAATGTCAggcacacacatgtactgtattgttGAACCTACCCTTCATGCGGTCCACTAGATACTCTTGGTTGGGAGTGATGTCCAGATACTGAACAATAGAGTTCATGGTGGGGATGGACGAGGCTTTCATCACTGCTGCCTGTTTCAGGCTGCTTATGCTGGCCTCTGGTGGAGGAAAGAGTGAAAACTAGTGAGACTTCACAATTACTAGAAGAATACTTCAAGGGATTCTCATTGAACCCAACAGCAGTGTGAGGGCAAATTATATTTCCCATGATTCATGCGCTCTACAGATGGTTTACCTCCTATCTGGAGCTCAGGGCAGCCCATCCTCCTGAGCTGGCTGTTGACAGAGTCTATTTCCTTGACCAGGGGGACCAAGATGGTGTCACTGatccactgcaaaaaaaagtgatgCATTTTCTTACTCAAATCAAATTTGAGGTGGATGTTTTGTGACAAAAATCATGCCTGGAatgaatttaaaacattttcataaacaagGCCTCTTGAGCACATAGTTCTGTAAATATGTTTGAACACTTACATTTCTAAGCTTGGCTGTCCAGCTATCAATGCGGTCCACTACAGGGCGACTTGTTGTGATTCTGGCCCACACCTGCATAAAAGGAAGGGAAAATCACatcatttcatggcaatcatACATTCTACTCTGATACAGACAGACTCAGATGGCACgtctcattttgaaaaacagtattatttttttctttataagGGCACAACAACAAACCATACAATACTAATTTACAGACCTCCTCTGCAGCCTGTTTGGAGCCCAAGTCCGTCTCATCCTTGTGGGCAGATGGGGCCTGAGAGCGGCAGGCCGGCTGGTACAGGAACTTCCTCAGGCTCTGGGCGTAATCTCCCACTGAGCGGTTGTAGTtccaaaatgttggactgtGGCTCGGAGACACAGCCTCTGGACTCCCTATAGAGAGCATCAGTTCATCATGATATCTGAGGGTTTCACATCTACATGTTTTTCCACATCAACCCAGACTGAGATTACTAAATCATCTAAAGAACTAAAAGCGCCTAAAACAAATTCTTGGtctacatctgtctgtctcagatATACGAGTGAATCTGGGTGAATAACATAAGTGTCCTGCTCTGTTTATACTAACAATGGAGTTCCTCCAACACTGGCATACTGTACCTAGCTGGCTGCGGTgacacctctcctcctctgtgcgGAGGAACCTCTCAAGGCTTTTCAGATCCTCCATGTAGTCCTCCTTGCTTCCAGGAGAGTTAAACACTGAGGGGGACGTGCGATATCGAGCTCTTAAGCTGGAGCCTTCTGCTGGTCCAATGCTGCTGGGATAGGGAGAGGAGCCAGGTGAGGGACTGTAGTTCAACACCtgagaaaggaaaaacacaatgaaCTCAATGTGACATTGagacacatgtacatgtatgttaGACCTGACAACTATTTTTCCAGAAGAGAGAACCACTACACTGATCCACCACAGATTTTCAGGCTAACTGTACCTAACGTACCTTTCCAAAGGCCACTGAGGGGGAAAAGTGCCCCCCTGCACTGCTTGGGGTGGATGGGTTGCTGAGAGGAGGGCTGTACCCAGGTACACAGCTGGGAGAGAACTTGGGGCTGGTGGTGGCCGGCCGTGAGGGGCTGAAACTCAGCACACTTTGGCCTTGCAGTGGAGACGACTGGGCCGGAACCGGGGtctcctttttttctggcttTTGGGGTGGAGAGGCCTGAATACCTGCAAGGGGACATACAACAACCAGCACACTTAATGAGTGCCACACaagtatatttacatacatgtaataatgattaaacaaaaaggagtgaaataaatacaaattctTCAGGCAAAAAATCAGAGCCTCACTTGTGTTTCTCAGACCCAGGAGGTGATGCTGCCCAGGGGATACAGCAATGGTGGAGGGAGCCATTGTGTATTTGAAATATTTCCAGAAGTCAAAAAGAGCATTGAGGCTAAATAGCGAGGCTAGCACCAGTTCTGTAAACAAGGATAGAAGAGAAGGACACACTTAGCGCACAGGGTCTCCCATGACAAAGTATGGACACTTGGGTGTCAATTAGTGTCAAATTAAATTTCAGACATTTATAATATCCTGTGATATTAGATCAACTCTGCCATTTAAATTGAGATGAatctgaaaataatttaaatgttaatgtattgtactgtactgtactgtcaTAACACCAGCAGACATACATAAGAGAGAGTAGTGGGAGCTCACCAATGTACCAGATAGGCCAGTATGTGATGTTGTAGTATCGACTCAGCAATTTCCCTGACCTAATAGAACAgtaaaaaagacacacaaatcatTACACTGTGCACTGGAGGAGAGCTGGGAGATGGAGGACAGTAAATCCGTGCTACATTATAAATGACTGCTTATGTTTGCAAGGGAGCACATTACTGAACTTGGAACAACTTACATTTCAGTGTAAATCATGCCAGCCAGAGACACGTTGAGCACAGCCCAGGCCAGGACCACCTGACGAGcctgctcctccctcctcatcctcagcgCCCTGTCTATCATATTGGGCATCCCCTCCTTCGGTGGGGTCAACATGGTTTTATCAGACTGTTCAGGCTGAGACAAggagcacagaaaaacactaTGGGACATTCAAGAGGAGACTACAAAAGGAGGTTACCACTAACACGTAGCGTGTGTTACACTACATCACTATTATTTAGCTAGACATCAAATAAGACTGTGAGGAATGACATGTGTAACTTACATGACGGCTAGTCGAACAGCAAAGTTAGCCGACCTGCTAGCTAAACggttagctaaagttagctagctTATATATAAACAATGCAGATTTAGCAGGGAATGTGTGGATTCAGTGTAAATTTCCTTTCCCGATATACAACCAATAATACAGCATTTAAACCAAACGTGATACAACcgaaatacaaatacaacacgTAGGAAATATAGATAATTCATACCACGCTAAAGTGAATGACAACCGCGGCGCTGCATAGTTTGTATTTTAACCGGACGTTACAATACGTACTTCCGGTCGCAGTAAAGGCTGGAACAAAACTTCTTGCGAGGATTCTTATATCACTATAAAGtaaatataaactgtatatatatgcCCCCCCCCTTAATTTTCCTCTAATAGTACAGTAGTTGTGAGACCaccatattaaatatttataatctCTTTTAAGGTCATAGTGTGCTTCTTAGTCACAAATTATATCGAGGATGAGATATTCATACGGCCAGGTGGGGGCGCTGTCTCTCTAGATAAGGTTTTGCACTGTGTGATCATGTGTTGAATGACCATCAGGTGGGTCTGCAGTCCACGATCACTATGGTTAAAAAGCAACATAGACACAAGAAAACGATATACTCAGTGAAGTAGTAAAGTAATGTATGATTTCTACTCTATCATGTAGATCAGCCAACAACATAAAACAGCTGTAAATTTCcatttattaaaacattatgCAACAGATAGGATGGAGCTATAACACTCACACAATGAGGAATATCACATTAATGCCCAGATTCCTGTTTTCAAGAGGCTCACTTCCATtcacacagaaatattaaattaaaaaggaaaaaagaacatgaaatcctgcttttaataaataaagaataaaagcaCAGGCCATTTAGCAATTACATATTATCAGGACTAAAATGCAACAATATGAAATAAGAAAATTATTGTGCAACTACAAATGAATATCAGCCATTCGCCCCATGTTAGTGAatgtgtcaaagaaaaaaaaacagaataaggAATAACAATGAATGAAAGATAGCTTATATGAATCCCATCAACCAATATTACACAGGCCTGagttaaatgaaaagacagagtaGCTTTGTAGAAATACAGTCAGATCTTTATCAGTTGGCTTATAATATGACAAAGATTATTTTAGCAGCACTGATATGCTTCTGTGAGACTAAACATATATTGATTGTACAATTCTGATTATGTAAGATGTTGCAATTGAAATTTGACAAAGTGACTGATATTTGGCAAAAACTAGAGGTAAACGTCAGTATTgtattaaagtaaataaataaacaagacatcTCAAGAGGCACAGTGTTGTCAATGAGGGGGTGACAGGGACTTTTCAGAGTTATACCCTCCAACATCTAAACCACAGTCTTCATTGCTGGTCGAGTCAACAAGTctctcgcctcctcctcctcttcccctaccatcatcatcctcctcttcttcttcttcttcttcctcctcctcctcttcctcttcttcctcgtccACGTCCTGCTCCTTACGGGACACTCTTTCCGTCTTGGGCCCTTTGCATATCTTGAGGTGACGGGTGAGGTGGTACTTGGTGAGGAAAGCTTTGTGGCATTTCTCGCAGACAAAGTCTCGTCGGCCCTCGTGAGAGTTCATGTGCTTCTTCAGGTGGTTGGTCTTGAGGAAATGTTTGTTGCACTTTGGGCATTGTATCCGGCGTTCACTGTGGTAGAAAAGGGAAAGAATATGAAGACAATGCACACATTATAaaaccttttttcccccccatcaGGTAATCTAATTTAAATCAATCTGAGTAcagcagatagaaagaaaaacaaacacgtcTACAGCTTTATctacaatacaataaataagttacatactgtgtgtgagagaacatGTGTTGTTTCAGGTCATGTTTCCTGATGAACGCCCGGTCACAGAGGTCACACTTGAGCTTCTCTGCACCGGTGTGGATGACCATATGCGACGTCACATGGGATTTCTGAGTAAACGACTTCTCGCAAACCGTGCATCTGTAGTTCTTCTGACCTGTTAGTGGGGGGAAAAGGttgaagttgaaaatgttttaaagctaAAGTTTGAAACTGGGACATACActtattcactctctttccgagagttaaatgagaagattgataacatTTTCATATCTGGCcattaaatgtgaagctacagccagcagtctgttagcttagcttagcacaaggactggaaacagctagcctggcactgTCCAACagtgacaaaatccacctgctggctgtagcttcatatttaaaaggacaataaacatatttccaaaAACGTTAAACAAGTGtcttttaaattgtaattttcttttgagGTGCATACACCTTTTTGCAATTTGTCAGATATGTCTGTCAGGAAAATACTTAATAGATATACGTAGTTGAGTttttataattataatgatGATGTTTACACTTCAACTACCCCTGTACACACCTGTGTGAATCTTGAGGTGCATCCTGAGGTTGCTGGGATCACTGAAGGCCTTACTGCAGTATTCACACTTGTGAGGCTTCATCCCCACGTGTCCCATGAAGTGTACATTGAGCTTAGTGGATGTGATAAAAGCCCGGGAGCACATGCTGCACTTGAATTTCTTCTCCCGTACATGACCCTGACCTTTTGCTCTGGGGGTAACGTTATTGGAGTTTCTATTACTGctgcccctgctgctgctgttatcactgtttgtttgtcctgcagCGTGGGCGTGGCAGGGCcatggggaagaggaggagctcgAGGTCCCATTGGTCAGCTTCTCTTCCTGGTGAGTATGTCGCTGTTGCTGTGGTTGTTGctcttgttgctgttgctgtggttgttgttgagAGTGGTCCTGCTGCAAtgggctgtggctgtgtggagGTTGGTTATGGCTGTGGTTACTGTTATGGCTGCTAAGGTGAGACTTGAGCTCAGAGAAGGAGGAGCACTCTTTGCCACACTGGCAGATCTGGCCCTCAGGCACCTGAGGATCACCTGTGGAGACATAAAAGACAGTGAAATGGTCGACATCACGTGATGAATAACCATGTTAGCAATGGATGATTAATCATCCGTCATCTCACCCATCAGCCTGCAGTAGTCTCTGCTGTAGTAGAAGAGCAGCTCCTGGTCGGGGTGGATCTCTGTGGTTGTACAGAAGAACAGTTTACCGTTGGCAGGGTACGCCACCAGGTTCTGCTCCTCACGGGTtctaaacatacacaaacaccaaaTAGGAATTGTTTATTGACTGAAATAACTTGGCAAACACCTCAGAACTCAATGTTTTTATACCAACATCGTACCTTGCTTTGCGGACAAACATCATCCAGTTGCACTCATTCTCATCTGTTGTCACGATGTAGAATTCCAGCACATTGTTGTGGTACATCTGCAATGAAGAAATGGGATCATCTACTTATCATATTTTTGCACCGACCGCGATGACCAAAATCCAATCAAAGCCACTGCACTCACCTTCCATATTTGTGGGGTGTCCTTTTCGGGCCAATCAGAGAGATCCACGTTGCTACAATGCTGGCCCACCATTGGTCCAAAGCAGGTCCTTGGAGGAATGACATCCCGTGCAAAAACTCCTAAGAGGGGCATGAGCACATTTTGTCAGTGATCCAATTGATGGTCTACCTAACGTTGTTTGTCTACCCATGTGTGGTACCATCTACcatctttctgctgcttttactttgttATGGCTCTCAAAAAGTGTCCCAAtaattctgtttgtgtgcaaaacattttcttccacaaatgaaaaacatcagcacAATGTTAAGGAGGTGTCTTGTGGTTCTACATTAAGTGCCAGAATATATGTGGACTAATAGCCAGATATGTCATTTAGGTTCTCTCCTAAATACAGTCATCATATCCGACTTCAGAACAGCATGTCGGGTCTGATTTCTCACCAAGCGGTTCGTCGGCCACTGAGATGCGCAGGCACAATGGACGTGGCAGAGAGAGGCGAGCCCGGCTTTGGATGGGCGCGTCAGGGATGAAGGTGACTGGGCCATGC
Coding sequences:
- the prdm4 gene encoding PR domain zinc finger protein 4, with translation MNDMNLSPVGMDQLSVPSVSASHLGLPTSPTHNPIPTPGMPVAIPSLGPSLGSLPSALSLMLPMGPLSDRGVMCGLPERNYSLPPPPYPHLESSYFRHILPGILSYLADRPPPQYIHPSSLNMDGTLSVASNNPSGLDPYSGPGGPLEQGLVPMDSRQVNGQGDLHQTGAHELDSTGLAMESRVSSPMSPDRMGEELATMDGVGVVAVSDAQQQLGGGRQPQPHEGLTGVDSSGGVMPLHGPPVLELPVVMEPDHMGGRVGNTGGGGAGGLGEQLHSNGELNSGVVSVVLTGSMASQGQLESVSLHGHSGMGLEAVNVSPITAEVSLGPENNLVLVNSTLQLEDSTSNKENMVTAYTIWCTLCERSYTSDCPEHGPVTFIPDAPIQSRARLSLPRPLCLRISVADEPLGVFARDVIPPRTCFGPMVGQHCSNVDLSDWPEKDTPQIWKMYHNNVLEFYIVTTDENECNWMMFVRKARTREEQNLVAYPANGKLFFCTTTEIHPDQELLFYYSRDYCRLMGDPQVPEGQICQCGKECSSFSELKSHLSSHNSNHSHNQPPHSHSPLQQDHSQQQPQQQQQEQQPQQQRHTHQEEKLTNGTSSSSSSPWPCHAHAAGQTNSDNSSSRGSSNRNSNNVTPRAKGQGHVREKKFKCSMCSRAFITSTKLNVHFMGHVGMKPHKCEYCSKAFSDPSNLRMHLKIHTGQKNYRCTVCEKSFTQKSHVTSHMVIHTGAEKLKCDLCDRAFIRKHDLKQHMFSHTHERRIQCPKCNKHFLKTNHLKKHMNSHEGRRDFVCEKCHKAFLTKYHLTRHLKICKGPKTERVSRKEQDVDEEEEEEEEEEEEEEEEEDDDGRGRGGGGERLVDSTSNEDCGLDVGGYNSEKSLSPPH
- the tmem209 gene encoding transmembrane protein 209, with the protein product MLTPPKEGMPNMIDRALRMRREEQARQVVLAWAVLNVSLAGMIYTEMSGKLLSRYYNITYWPIWYIELVLASLFSLNALFDFWKYFKYTMAPSTIAVSPGQHHLLGLRNTSIQASPPQKPEKKETPVPAQSSPLQGQSVLSFSPSRPATTSPKFSPSCVPGYSPPLSNPSTPSSAGGHFSPSVAFGKVLNYSPSPGSSPYPSSIGPAEGSSLRARYRTSPSVFNSPGSKEDYMEDLKSLERFLRTEEERCHRSQLGSPEAVSPSHSPTFWNYNRSVGDYAQSLRKFLYQPACRSQAPSAHKDETDLGSKQAAEEVWARITTSRPVVDRIDSWTAKLRNWISDTILVPLVKEIDSVNSQLRRMGCPELQIGEASISSLKQAAVMKASSIPTMNSIVQYLDITPNQEYLVDRMKELAHSGCMSSFRWNGGGDLKNRKWDTDLPTDCAILMHVFCTYLDSRLPPHPKYPDGKTFTSQHFSHTPDKPDVTKENLFCVHQSSTTPPHYQLIYQGHIYSLPKGRNNLFHTILMFLYVIKTKESGMLGRVNLGLSGVNILWIFED